The window AAAGCCTTCGATTCCACTTTCGCTTAATCAAAATTCCCTTACTCACAAGAAGCCATACAGCATTACGCGTTTTACCAAGGTATAAGGCCGCTTCATCTGTATTGAGCCATGTCTTATTTAGAAAAGTCTTTTCCACCTTTCCCCCTAGTTAAGATTAGTGAACCCCACAAGCCGTGCGTTCACTTCCTCATACGTTTTGGTACCACCTTCGTTGGTTTTAAATGACTTCATCTCAGCTCGCCCTTGAACAAAGACTTCGTATCCTTTTTTAAGATATAAAGAGCAAAGCTCAGCTTGTTTTTCCCAAACGACGACCTTTCTCCAGTGAGGAGGAACATCTTTTCCCTTATTAATAGCTACCGATAAATCGCAGACAGGCTTGCCC is drawn from Bacteriovorax sp. BAL6_X and contains these coding sequences:
- a CDS encoding helix-turn-helix domain-containing protein — protein: MEKTFLNKTWLNTDEAALYLGKTRNAVWLLVSKGILIKRKWNRRLYFKRAELDQLLEASFS
- a CDS encoding single-stranded DNA-binding protein, producing the protein MENTYETFMGRLGKNPELKYTKEGKPVCDLSVAINKGKDVPPHWRKVVVWEKQAELCSLYLKKGYEVFVQGRAEMKSFKTNEGGTKTYEEVNARLVGFTNLN